One Phocaeicola dorei genomic region harbors:
- a CDS encoding permease, giving the protein MAFIFRKEEKAKQEEQMIIVPLLERRPMWQTSFHFFTLVLILVFVNWGAPFALDKGLWTFIFTYKWYITGVLALMLCWSLVRILKLRPLWVCAGVVITIVSVFLADALIAKAKLVPLVPMVVGIASLSIILLFDKRNEENREWALSSWGFAKQILPLLAVGVVTAGFLLGSTHDNTSIAGVIFNEWIEWAVGGNSLLSNFFASFTGVFMYFAALTEVPIIQGLLASGMGKGPALALLLAGPSLSLPNMLVIQGVMGTKKTIVYVALVIIMATISGFVFGNFF; this is encoded by the coding sequence ATGGCATTTATTTTCCGTAAGGAAGAGAAAGCCAAACAAGAGGAACAGATGATTATTGTTCCACTGCTGGAAAGACGCCCGATGTGGCAAACCTCGTTTCACTTTTTTACATTGGTACTGATTCTCGTCTTTGTAAATTGGGGTGCGCCCTTTGCTTTAGACAAAGGTTTGTGGACTTTCATCTTCACCTATAAATGGTATATTACGGGAGTTCTTGCTCTGATGCTCTGTTGGTCGCTTGTCCGAATATTGAAATTGCGTCCATTATGGGTATGTGCCGGAGTCGTGATAACGATTGTTTCTGTTTTCCTTGCAGACGCCCTTATTGCTAAAGCCAAATTAGTACCGCTCGTTCCGATGGTTGTGGGTATAGCTTCACTTTCCATCATCTTGCTGTTTGATAAACGAAACGAGGAAAATAGAGAATGGGCATTATCATCATGGGGATTCGCCAAGCAGATATTACCCTTGTTGGCCGTCGGCGTAGTGACAGCCGGATTTCTTCTGGGTTCGACGCATGATAACACGTCGATTGCCGGAGTTATTTTTAACGAGTGGATTGAATGGGCAGTCGGTGGAAATTCGCTGCTATCCAACTTCTTCGCAAGTTTCACGGGAGTGTTCATGTATTTTGCCGCCCTGACCGAAGTGCCGATTATTCAAGGGTTGTTGGCTTCAGGCATGGGAAAAGGCCCTGCGCTTGCGTTACTGCTGGCCGGCCCGTCGCTGTCGCTACCGAATATGTTGGTTATTCAAGGTGTTATGGGGACAAAGAAAACCATTGTTTATGTAGCTTTGGTTATCATCATGGCAACAATATCGGGTTTTGTATTCGGAAATTTCTTTTAA
- a CDS encoding TonB-dependent receptor, which translates to MNQVKMVLIFAILLFLSCVNVSAQVIKGRVTDSTTNEALSYAAVEIRSFEDDVYIGGSSTNEKGEFEFHLKGRYPKIRITVSFLGYKTIQKVYAPATEYSYLKFEMQEDSQTLNEVVVKGLSPAEKVQRLAYNVSLVETAKLKSTTMDLSNVIDKISGVKIRSTGGVGSEANVTLNGFSGRHVKIFIDGVPMDGMSSAFGLNNIPVGLAKRVEVYKGVVPIELGGDALGGAINIVTDNSRCTRVNASYSFGSFNTHKTNVYAEHTTKKGFYVSLNAYQNYSDNDYKVNIDSYTKFNEDGSNQEVKENLTVRRFHAKYHNEVAILKIGIVDKTFADRLLLGFMGGYEYKQTQNASTMDWVYGARYTTANTLMPQLTYEKRFKVLKGLHVSLNGNYNFGKSYSADTASCNYNWLGQSQPKGVPGELSYMKYRYRDHNGAANFRMALFPADGQSVSLSSTLTTFSRSGKDETAYKPTYEHPSQSMKIVTGLSYKYDYKGKWNTSAFVKHYMNHLEAYLDPEGGINYQDFSNTTSYWGGGWASTYFWGRHTQLRLSYEYALRLPTSRELFGSGDDIERGNSNLKPESSNNVNISVTANAVDLTDHRLTIDAAFQYREIKDYIRRTTNNDSGRASSQNDGRVRNLGTDLSIRYTFKDAFFVGGNFSYIDMRSLTRYVTGTQQESKNYKERVPAIPYMYGNGEAGLTLRDVFVKGTVLDIHYMMNYVQKFSYEWNVYQNAELDIPTQFSHDLFVSYNFGKKSEFTVSAECTNIFNARLYDNFKMQKPGRAFAIKFGYSFMK; encoded by the coding sequence ATGAATCAGGTCAAAATGGTATTAATTTTTGCCATATTATTATTTTTATCTTGTGTGAATGTAAGTGCCCAAGTAATAAAGGGAAGAGTAACCGATAGTACCACAAACGAAGCGTTAAGTTATGCCGCCGTGGAAATACGTTCTTTCGAGGATGATGTTTATATAGGAGGAAGCTCCACCAATGAAAAAGGAGAGTTTGAGTTTCATCTGAAAGGGAGGTATCCCAAAATTCGTATCACAGTTTCTTTCTTGGGATATAAGACAATACAAAAAGTATATGCCCCCGCTACGGAGTACAGTTACCTCAAATTCGAGATGCAGGAGGACTCGCAGACCTTGAACGAGGTCGTGGTGAAAGGATTGAGTCCTGCGGAAAAAGTGCAGCGGTTGGCCTATAATGTATCATTGGTGGAAACGGCCAAGTTGAAAAGCACGACGATGGACCTGTCCAATGTCATTGACAAAATCAGCGGGGTGAAAATCCGTTCCACGGGAGGCGTGGGTTCCGAAGCCAACGTCACTTTGAACGGCTTTTCCGGTCGGCATGTGAAAATCTTCATCGACGGTGTACCGATGGACGGTATGAGTTCCGCTTTCGGGCTGAACAATATTCCGGTAGGTCTCGCCAAACGTGTGGAGGTGTACAAAGGTGTCGTACCTATCGAACTGGGCGGTGACGCACTCGGCGGGGCTATCAATATCGTTACGGACAACAGCCGGTGTACCCGTGTGAATGCCTCCTATTCGTTCGGTTCGTTTAACACCCACAAAACCAATGTCTATGCGGAACATACCACAAAGAAAGGTTTTTATGTTTCTCTGAATGCCTATCAGAACTACTCGGATAACGATTATAAAGTCAATATCGACAGTTACACGAAGTTCAACGAGGATGGCAGTAACCAGGAGGTCAAAGAAAATCTCACCGTGCGCCGCTTTCATGCCAAGTATCACAACGAGGTAGCCATTCTGAAGATTGGGATAGTGGACAAAACGTTTGCCGATCGTCTGTTGTTAGGCTTCATGGGAGGTTACGAGTATAAACAGACCCAGAATGCCTCCACTATGGACTGGGTGTATGGTGCACGCTACACCACGGCCAATACGCTGATGCCGCAACTGACTTACGAAAAGAGATTCAAAGTGTTGAAGGGGCTGCACGTGTCGCTGAACGGTAACTACAACTTCGGCAAGTCCTATTCTGCCGATACGGCCAGTTGTAACTACAACTGGCTGGGTCAGAGTCAACCGAAAGGCGTACCGGGCGAGTTGTCGTACATGAAGTACCGTTACCGGGACCATAATGGGGCGGCCAACTTCCGCATGGCACTCTTTCCCGCAGACGGGCAGTCCGTGTCGCTGAGCAGTACGCTCACCACCTTCTCCCGCTCCGGCAAGGACGAAACGGCCTACAAACCCACCTATGAGCATCCATCGCAGAGTATGAAAATCGTTACCGGATTGAGTTATAAGTATGACTACAAGGGCAAGTGGAACACATCTGCCTTTGTGAAGCACTATATGAACCATCTGGAGGCCTACCTCGATCCGGAAGGCGGAATCAATTATCAGGATTTCAGCAACACCACTTCCTATTGGGGAGGAGGTTGGGCCAGTACCTACTTTTGGGGGCGGCACACACAACTGCGGTTGTCGTATGAATACGCCCTGCGTCTGCCTACCAGCCGTGAGTTGTTCGGTTCTGGCGACGACATTGAGCGAGGCAACTCCAATCTGAAACCGGAATCAAGCAATAACGTCAATATCAGTGTCACAGCCAATGCTGTGGATTTGACCGACCACCGGCTGACCATCGATGCAGCTTTTCAATACAGAGAAATCAAGGACTATATTCGCCGCACGACCAACAACGACAGTGGGCGTGCCAGTTCACAGAACGATGGTCGTGTACGCAATTTGGGTACGGACTTGAGCATCCGCTACACTTTTAAGGATGCCTTCTTCGTGGGCGGCAACTTCAGCTACATCGACATGCGGAGCTTGACCAGGTACGTGACGGGCACACAGCAGGAGAGCAAGAACTACAAAGAACGCGTACCTGCTATCCCCTATATGTATGGTAACGGAGAAGCCGGGCTTACCCTGCGCGATGTGTTTGTGAAGGGAACAGTGCTGGACATACATTATATGATGAACTATGTCCAGAAGTTCAGTTACGAGTGGAATGTGTACCAGAATGCGGAACTTGATATACCTACCCAATTCTCTCACGACCTCTTCGTCAGCTACAACTTCGGAAAAAAATCGGAGTTTACCGTATCGGCCGAGTGTACCAACATCTTCAATGCCCGCCTGTACGACAATTTCAAGATGCAGAAGCCGGGACGCGCCTTCGCTATCAAGTTCGGCTATAGCTTTATGAAGTGA
- a CDS encoding nitrophenyl compound nitroreductase subunit ArsF family protein — protein MNRLILALIISCGLTACSNNGTKKSASTDVEQTQPQEQKDRVEVLYFHSKQRCATCMAIEKNAKEAVEAEFADELKNGTLVFRTIDISEPKNEAIAEKYEVTWSSLFISKWKAGKETYENLTEYAFANARTAPATFKNGVAEKVRTLLK, from the coding sequence ATGAACAGATTGATTTTAGCCTTGATTATCAGCTGCGGATTGACTGCTTGCAGTAACAATGGGACAAAGAAGAGTGCTTCTACTGATGTGGAGCAAACCCAGCCACAAGAACAGAAAGACCGTGTGGAGGTGTTGTATTTTCATAGCAAACAGCGATGCGCTACCTGCATGGCAATAGAAAAGAACGCCAAAGAAGCGGTAGAGGCAGAATTTGCTGACGAACTGAAAAACGGAACACTCGTTTTCAGAACTATCGACATTTCCGAACCGAAGAACGAAGCTATCGCCGAGAAATACGAGGTTACATGGTCTTCGCTTTTCATCAGCAAATGGAAAGCCGGCAAAGAAACGTATGAAAATCTGACCGAATATGCTTTTGCCAACGCCAGAACTGCTCCCGCCACTTTCAAGAACGGAGTAGCTGAAAAAGTCCGTACCTTATTGAAATAA
- a CDS encoding ArsR/SmtB family transcription factor, whose product MESKKYTLEQEQIARFAKAMGHPARMAILEFLAKQDCCFFGDIHEELPIAKATVSQHLKELKEAGLIQGEIETPKVKYCINRENWKIASMLFSKFFGQCVCKKESCCE is encoded by the coding sequence ATGGAATCCAAGAAATATACATTGGAACAAGAGCAGATAGCCCGCTTTGCCAAAGCGATGGGGCATCCGGCAAGAATGGCTATTCTTGAATTCTTAGCCAAGCAGGATTGCTGTTTTTTCGGAGATATTCACGAAGAACTCCCCATCGCGAAAGCGACGGTTTCACAACATCTGAAAGAGTTGAAAGAAGCAGGTTTGATACAAGGAGAGATAGAAACGCCGAAAGTGAAATATTGTATCAATCGAGAGAATTGGAAAATAGCTTCGATGCTTTTTTCTAAATTCTTCGGACAATGTGTATGTAAAAAGGAGAGTTGTTGCGAATAG
- the istA gene encoding IS21 family transposase, producing MITTSRFFKEKQYMWYKVRELQSKGLNKTQIGKHLGVDRSTVRKYLQMSQEDFVRRRNSHRKYTLKLAGYEEYVRGTLEEYPYISAARMHDWLRECYPDFPKVCDKTVFNFVEKVRCKYGIGKKSEARIRRDYEKLPDTPYGKYAQADLGEKWMSAENGRSTKVYFFAIVLARSRYKFTCFSRRPFDTELAIYAHERAFEYFGGKPEKILYDQDRVLISRENLGDLVLTRKFQTFVREQHFQPVFCHKADPESKGKVENVVKYVKENFLVARVFRDIDSLNREALEWLERTGNGKVHGTARLVPREEFAVEKSFLIPYHGTPQPPQEEMREYHVRKDNTVQYRGNYYSLPCGTYRSGQTTVWLQETEGNVELYNKDTGKLICRHVLCTRKGRTVYDDSHRKPRNAGVKIAERILFHVSDNREVAMWMDNLKRRKKRYYRDNPEVILRIISGYDKNTLIETIRICLDKGIYNGDSVKSLCEYVCRGKDNGTETYGLEDCLPRQGSLIQSYNEILREYDKT from the coding sequence ATGATAACAACGAGCCGATTTTTTAAAGAGAAACAGTATATGTGGTACAAGGTTAGAGAGCTTCAGTCGAAAGGATTAAACAAGACACAGATCGGGAAGCACCTGGGAGTGGACAGAAGCACCGTGCGGAAATATCTGCAGATGTCCCAGGAAGATTTTGTAAGGAGGCGGAATTCGCATCGCAAATACACGCTGAAACTGGCAGGATACGAGGAGTATGTGCGGGGGACTCTGGAGGAATATCCGTACATATCGGCCGCACGGATGCATGACTGGCTTAGAGAATGCTATCCGGATTTCCCGAAAGTGTGCGACAAGACCGTATTCAATTTTGTAGAAAAGGTGCGCTGCAAATATGGCATCGGAAAGAAGTCGGAGGCCAGGATACGCAGGGACTATGAGAAACTGCCGGATACCCCCTATGGGAAGTATGCGCAGGCAGATCTCGGGGAGAAATGGATGTCCGCGGAAAACGGCAGAAGCACGAAAGTCTATTTTTTTGCGATCGTCCTGGCACGTTCACGCTACAAGTTCACCTGTTTCAGCCGTCGCCCTTTCGACACGGAGCTCGCCATCTATGCACACGAGCGCGCCTTTGAGTATTTCGGAGGGAAACCGGAAAAGATCCTTTATGACCAGGACAGGGTGCTGATTTCCCGGGAGAACCTGGGAGACCTGGTGCTGACAAGGAAGTTCCAGACGTTTGTCAGGGAGCAGCATTTCCAGCCGGTGTTCTGCCATAAGGCCGACCCCGAGTCAAAAGGCAAGGTCGAGAACGTAGTGAAATATGTGAAGGAGAACTTTCTGGTGGCACGTGTGTTCCGTGATATCGACAGTCTGAACAGGGAGGCCCTCGAATGGCTCGAAAGGACGGGGAACGGGAAGGTGCACGGGACCGCCCGTCTTGTCCCACGGGAAGAGTTTGCCGTGGAGAAAAGTTTTCTCATACCCTATCATGGGACGCCACAGCCACCGCAGGAGGAGATGAGGGAATACCATGTCCGCAAGGACAATACAGTGCAGTACAGGGGGAATTATTACAGCCTGCCATGCGGAACTTACCGGAGCGGGCAGACAACTGTCTGGCTGCAGGAGACGGAAGGGAATGTGGAGCTGTACAACAAGGATACGGGGAAGCTCATCTGCCGGCATGTGCTCTGTACCCGGAAGGGAAGGACCGTTTATGACGACTCCCACAGGAAACCGAGAAACGCCGGAGTGAAAATAGCCGAACGCATCCTTTTTCATGTGTCCGACAACAGGGAGGTAGCCATGTGGATGGATAATCTGAAAAGGAGGAAAAAACGTTACTACAGGGATAATCCGGAGGTGATCCTGCGCATAATTTCCGGATATGACAAGAACACGCTGATAGAGACCATACGCATATGCCTTGACAAAGGCATCTATAACGGGGACTCGGTTAAAAGCCTGTGTGAATATGTGTGCAGGGGGAAGGACAATGGAACGGAAACATACGGACTGGAGGATTGCCTGCCCCGACAAGGCAGCTTGATACAGTCTTATAACGAAATACTTAGGGAATATGACAAGACATAA
- a CDS encoding recombinase family protein, with product MNYIRKNKSRVNKLLFLQWDRYSRDIISASENLKELLKSGVEPNAIEAPLDFNSDTWPLLLEYRHNATTSKGQKTQWTVFMEHWQKENVLIKHQEGYKNVRISKHETHVEIDTNTAPFIQAMFKEVAKDIETPCYIRRKFARKGYNIPESSFLEMLRNKFYIGKIRMPAYKGEPEYYVNGEHEAIIDEETFYKVQEILDGKRKKTPKLSKAINLDLYLRKFLICPVCGCALTGATSSGNGGKYTYYFCCNNQKHIRVRSENVNEEFARYTAQLKPNKTVLDLYNEILKDLQSERKGESKKEVAALQNELSTVQKRINSIEDKYLDGDLTKEEYNRMLERYTKEGVNVKS from the coding sequence ATGAATTATATACGTAAAAACAAAAGTAGAGTAAACAAATTACTATTCTTGCAGTGGGATAGATATTCACGAGACATTATCAGTGCCAGTGAGAACCTAAAAGAATTACTTAAATCGGGAGTTGAACCAAATGCAATTGAAGCACCTTTAGACTTCAATTCAGACACCTGGCCCCTATTATTGGAGTACAGGCACAATGCGACAACATCAAAAGGTCAAAAGACACAATGGACGGTATTCATGGAACATTGGCAAAAGGAAAATGTGCTAATAAAACACCAAGAAGGATATAAGAATGTACGTATTAGCAAACATGAAACCCATGTAGAAATAGATACCAATACAGCACCATTTATACAAGCCATGTTTAAAGAAGTGGCTAAAGATATTGAAACACCTTGCTATATCCGTAGGAAATTTGCAAGAAAAGGATATAATATACCTGAAAGTTCATTTCTTGAAATGTTGCGTAATAAATTCTACATTGGCAAAATACGTATGCCAGCATACAAAGGAGAACCCGAATATTATGTAAACGGTGAACATGAAGCAATTATAGACGAAGAAACATTCTATAAAGTTCAAGAGATTTTGGACGGTAAAAGAAAGAAAACACCCAAACTATCCAAAGCCATAAATCTCGATTTGTATTTGCGGAAGTTTTTAATCTGCCCCGTATGTGGTTGTGCCTTAACTGGTGCGACAAGTTCGGGCAATGGCGGCAAATACACCTACTACTTTTGTTGTAACAATCAAAAACATATAAGGGTGAGATCAGAAAACGTAAATGAAGAGTTCGCTCGATACACAGCCCAATTAAAGCCCAATAAAACGGTATTGGACTTGTATAACGAAATTCTAAAGGATTTGCAAAGTGAACGCAAAGGAGAAAGTAAAAAAGAAGTAGCAGCACTGCAAAATGAACTTTCTACCGTCCAAAAACGCATCAACAGCATTGAGGATAAATACCTGGACGGAGATTTAACCAAAGAAGAATATAACAGAATGTTGGAGAGATACACCAAAGAAGGGGTCAACGTAAAATCCTGA
- a CDS encoding GNAT family N-acetyltransferase: protein MGSSTSTRWITMILPMEALPYYYDLGYRFTQKYWGKGYATEASAALMDYAFNKLKIPCVYALIEADNLKSRRVLEKVGFHEDKPMTIDGVPHVQFKAIKPM from the coding sequence ATGGGTTCAAGTACCTCTACACGATGGATAACTATGATTCTTCCGATGGAGGCTCTTCCTTACTATTATGATTTGGGCTATAGGTTTACACAGAAATATTGGGGCAAAGGATATGCCACAGAAGCTTCTGCCGCTTTGATGGATTATGCTTTCAATAAACTGAAGATTCCGTGTGTCTATGCCCTCATTGAAGCCGACAATTTGAAATCAAGGCGTGTTTTAGAGAAAGTAGGATTCCACGAAGATAAGCCTATGACGATTGACGGTGTACCTCATGTACAATTCAAAGCAATAAAGCCAATGTGA
- a CDS encoding permease encodes MDTKKELKILFWMIVVYAAVFFMPLGNERFMTAVDATLDLAKWYAQEHVMLCLLPTFFIAGVIAVFVSQGSVLKYFGANAKKWLSYTAAAVSGSILAVCSCTILLLFTSIYKRGAGLGPAIAFLYSGPAISILSIILTARILGVEMGVARTVGAIGFSVVIALLWHLFSVRKRKPNKRNR; translated from the coding sequence ATGGATACTAAAAAAGAGTTGAAAATCCTCTTTTGGATGATTGTGGTTTATGCAGCCGTATTTTTCATGCCACTCGGCAATGAGAGGTTCATGACGGCTGTCGATGCAACCCTCGACCTTGCTAAATGGTATGCGCAGGAACACGTTATGTTATGTCTGCTTCCCACCTTTTTCATCGCAGGTGTGATTGCCGTTTTCGTCAGTCAGGGTTCGGTTCTCAAATATTTCGGAGCAAATGCCAAGAAGTGGTTATCCTATACGGCAGCTGCTGTTTCGGGTAGTATATTGGCAGTCTGTTCCTGCACGATTCTGCTGTTGTTTACGAGTATTTACAAACGGGGCGCAGGGTTAGGCCCTGCTATAGCCTTTCTCTATTCCGGCCCAGCCATCAGTATTTTATCCATCATTTTGACAGCCCGTATTTTGGGTGTAGAGATGGGTGTTGCACGAACGGTTGGAGCTATCGGATTCTCCGTAGTGATAGCCTTGCTATGGCATTTATTTTCCGTAAGGAAGAGAAAGCCAAACAAGAGGAACAGATGA
- a CDS encoding thioredoxin family protein, whose translation MEIKVLGTGCAKCKTTYQTIEKVISENNLEDVKLTKVEDIVEILNSGIMATPAVVVDGAVKVKGHVPSEKEVKQILGI comes from the coding sequence ATGGAAATCAAAGTATTGGGAACGGGTTGCGCCAAATGCAAGACAACCTATCAGACAATCGAGAAAGTAATTAGCGAGAACAATCTCGAAGACGTGAAACTTACGAAAGTAGAGGATATTGTGGAAATACTCAATTCCGGCATTATGGCCACACCTGCCGTTGTGGTGGATGGAGCCGTTAAAGTCAAGGGACACGTCCCGTCCGAAAAAGAGGTAAAACAAATACTCGGTATTTAA
- a CDS encoding recombinase family protein yields MNANVIIYYRVSSNEQTLGASLDVQEERLRKYCNQMGYKYH; encoded by the coding sequence ATGAATGCAAATGTAATAATATATTATAGAGTAAGTTCAAATGAACAAACATTAGGAGCCAGCTTAGACGTACAAGAAGAACGTCTACGGAAGTATTGTAACCAAATGGGATATAAATATCATTGA
- a CDS encoding DUF4374 domain-containing protein — MKDRFKLFSMALCACAFAACNDNEGVDGPGDGDKSPVQYVVMSATSDGTANYLQLASDPTKGTIDPTEANGRISFDASNPDFVNYNNELLIGMNYPSQGGTGGYSYAWKLIDGQLVQHGNGIMLDGDVKARGFFNDYLLGLSDQAEDNNHYTRVKYVKVTEFSSVVVDGKINCQDHSKEPASQMGNEAWGVGDIAQYGDYVLLAYTTKHLVQDGNYTSKAASTRAKASYGTDLDNNFYLGVYKFDPTDADKEYLKYQSMIVRKSEDHPGKEAGQIKGNSRSRTETGIEVVGDKIYLFCQGGKNFQTNSLRVPSAVLRISGSNIQSGKPVDIDSDYYVDLNDKTGDRYLWRCYYLGDNKFCLQLFTNPGMDGYTEGTHKTFGIFDVETQNYTPVTGMPEAGDINDIALAYASDTDKGTVTFELMTTSGAVLYTINRNGVATPGTKVEAEVIKGASLLKQK, encoded by the coding sequence ATGAAAGACAGATTCAAATTATTCAGCATGGCTCTATGCGCATGTGCATTTGCAGCTTGTAATGACAATGAAGGAGTTGATGGACCCGGTGACGGTGACAAATCCCCCGTGCAATATGTAGTGATGAGTGCCACATCGGACGGAACGGCCAACTATTTGCAGTTGGCCAGCGACCCCACCAAAGGTACGATTGACCCGACTGAAGCGAACGGGCGTATATCTTTCGATGCAAGCAACCCAGATTTTGTCAACTACAACAACGAACTGCTGATTGGCATGAACTATCCCTCACAGGGAGGTACAGGTGGCTACTCCTATGCTTGGAAGCTCATTGACGGGCAACTAGTTCAACATGGCAATGGTATAATGCTGGATGGCGACGTGAAAGCACGTGGCTTTTTCAATGACTACTTGCTCGGTCTGTCTGACCAAGCCGAGGACAACAATCACTATACACGCGTGAAATACGTCAAGGTGACTGAGTTCAGCAGTGTGGTCGTAGATGGAAAAATAAACTGTCAGGACCACAGCAAAGAACCGGCCAGCCAGATGGGCAATGAGGCATGGGGGGTTGGTGACATAGCCCAGTACGGCGACTACGTGCTGCTGGCCTATACCACCAAACATCTGGTGCAGGATGGTAACTACACCTCAAAAGCAGCAAGCACCCGTGCGAAGGCTTCCTATGGTACAGACTTGGACAACAACTTCTATTTGGGTGTTTACAAGTTCGACCCGACAGATGCGGATAAAGAATATTTGAAATACCAAAGCATGATTGTCCGCAAGAGCGAAGACCATCCGGGAAAAGAAGCCGGACAGATCAAAGGCAACTCTAGGTCGCGCACGGAAACGGGTATCGAAGTCGTTGGTGATAAAATCTACCTGTTCTGCCAAGGCGGCAAGAACTTCCAAACGAACAGCCTAAGAGTACCTTCTGCTGTGCTGCGCATCAGCGGTAGCAATATTCAGAGTGGCAAGCCCGTAGATATCGACAGTGATTACTACGTAGACCTAAACGATAAGACAGGCGACCGCTATTTGTGGAGATGTTACTATCTGGGTGACAACAAGTTCTGCCTGCAACTCTTCACCAACCCCGGAATGGATGGGTACACGGAAGGCACACACAAGACATTCGGCATCTTCGACGTAGAAACGCAAAATTACACGCCTGTGACCGGTATGCCTGAAGCCGGCGACATCAATGACATTGCGCTTGCTTATGCTTCTGACACGGACAAGGGTACAGTGACTTTCGAATTGATGACTACGTCGGGTGCAGTCCTGTACACCATCAACCGCAATGGCGTGGCCACGCCTGGCACGAAAGTGGAAGCTGAAGTCATCAAGGGAGCAAGTCTGTTGAAACAAAAATAG